TGCAccttgtatatttatttagcAGACTTCATATTTTCCcacttatcttattttatttctatgtaaATAATGCAAAAACTCCAAATTCATTCAATACAGGAGCATCTGCCTTATTTGCAAGACATGGCAGCTCAGACTTCCAAAAATGAATGGATTATTCAACTTACTGCAGACCTAGACCAGTGAAAGCAACAACGCCACAAAAAATTCAGCATCCTTTCCATCCATACAGTAGATGAAATAACAACATGACTCTTGAAAGCATTTATAACCCAACTAGatgaaattataacaacatGACACTTTCAGGATCCTACAAAACATTTGCATGTATTATATGTTGCTCTTAAGATTAAAAGTATAATTTATATTCCTTTGTGTTGCTTTTTTTACCAGACTTATAacaagctatatataatatgttttgatctttttctcttttacttaGTACACTGCAAATAGatcaatgcatatatatatatatatatatatatcattcttgAGCAACTGCAACTACTTGTTTTCCAAAGTTACGACCACTGAAAAGGCCAACAAGGGCAGCTGGACCATTCTCAAGGCCTTCTGCTACGTCTTCCACATACACCAACTTCTTTTCTCTGATGAAAGGCAGTACAGTGTCCAGGAACTTGGGATATAGGTGATAGTAGTTGCGATGCGTGTATCCTTGCATGTGGATCCACTTGAACCCAATGTGCATTAAGTTTTTAATGCCTTGAGGTTCATCAAGGTTGTATTGTGAGATCATTCCGCACACTGCGATGCGACCAAATTGCCTCATGTTTAGCAGCACTGCATCAAGCATTTCGCCCCCAACATGCTCAAAGTATACGTCAATGCCTTCAGGGAAATACCTGCAGGCGGGCAGTGAGCGCGGTGAGTCGGTGACAATGAATTAATTATAACCTCAACACAtgatgttttatatttatatgcaaATTAACTGTGTTGGATAGATATTGCTGACCTTTTCAAAGCTGCGTTCAAGTCATGCTCCTCCTTGTAATTGAAAGCCTCATCGAACCCAAGTTTATTCTTCAAGAGATCGACCTAATTCATTAGTACGTAATGCATGCAGAAGATCTGATCAGTCTTCATTAATTTTAAGGATGCAGCTAGGGCTCTTGCAAATTTcataatagttaaataaaaaggaaacaaaataattGCATCAtgcatgatctatatatatatatatataccttttcTTTACTTCCAGCACTTCCAACAACATAACAACCCTCCAATTTTGCGAATTGTCCAATAAGCTGGCCAACTGCGCCAGATGCTGCCGAAACGAACACATATTCTCCTTTCTTTGGGGCACCAACCTCATAGAACCCAGCGTACGAGGTCATCCCAGGCATGCCTATACATCATGATGGGTgaatttaagaaatatatacatGCACAGGCCGTTGATAGCTAGGGATCAGcattaaattgaattattatttagttAGTACTTAAGCAACATGGCTcataaaatctaacatcaaaacattacaaaagaaaaggaGTTCCAAg
This window of the Juglans regia cultivar Chandler chromosome 12, Walnut 2.0, whole genome shotgun sequence genome carries:
- the LOC109005046 gene encoding 2-alkenal reductase (NADP(+)-dependent)-like, producing the protein MAPRVGDEVSNKQVVLRDYVTGYPKESDMFLTTGTIKLKVPQGSDAVLVKNIYLSCDPLMQFFMRKAVGLTGYNRYTPGCPIFGYGVAKVLDSGNPEFKAGDLVWGTTGWEEYSLITKTESLIKIQHTDVPLSYYTGILGMPGMTSYAGFYEVGAPKKGEYVFVSAASGAVGQLIGQFAKLEGCYVVGSAGSKEKVDLLKNKLGFDEAFNYKEEHDLNAALKRYFPEGIDVYFEHVGGEMLDAVLLNMRQFGRIAVCGMISQYNLDEPQGIKNLMHIGFKWIHMQGYTHRNYYHLYPKFLDTVLPFIREKKLVYVEDVAEGLENGPAALVGLFSGRNFGKQVVAVAQE